A stretch of Bacillus pseudomycoides DNA encodes these proteins:
- the mprF gene encoding bifunctional lysylphosphatidylglycerol flippase/synthetase MprF — protein MSFSWKRFLQIGKIIFPFVVLTIVFFQARKELSGISFQEAIETIKNIPTGGVFLAITLGAFAVSTMFFYDFVMLRYLKADVPIQKIFRVSWTANTLNGFLGFGGLVGAGIRTMLYRPHVKENGKLIKSIAWMTTAFINGLAILSFLGLIGILDTRFILHEKPWLWPVLVFFALFVPIYIGFSKLKNRKQKNVDGQEEEKNPTVLYSIVSLVEWLSAGIVMYVILILFGIEIDFRKFLGVYVIAALAGVVSLVPGGLGSFDLVFLTGLGQYGIDTGVLLPAMLLYRLVYYILPFCLGLIFAAFEMTGAALKKMEDKPFIAPALETTGVIWTLQRDFLGKLGSWASAALTVFAGLMVILSTILPTSINRAHALHILAPKHLIQFSFSLSLTFGILLLILSRGIYYGTKRSYYMTIISLIGAAIFNTLKGIDIEETFILLIVLAVLYMLRKRFVRERMEVSLSDVVKVFIFLLLTLYLYKNLGILFAGAKEAFKPDFVVRNITQVKRSALAAAFFVPTFLLIGSLIANRYRSIFPGQPANDKRLQNFLDEYGGNVLSHLGFLGDKQFFFSSDGKALLLFSTTGKRLVILGDPIGDPSSFRIVLQEFLAEADRFGYICVFYQIESKWMSLYHDFGYNFFKLGEEAVVDLNTFTISGKKRAGLRATFNRFEREGYTFSIHQPPFSDELYEELKKVSDAWLGGKKEKSFSLGYLDRDYINRAPIATLSDAEGKIIAFTTFMPVYQTGELSVDLMRYYPDAPGGIMDAIFIHLFQWAKENNYHSFNIGMAPLSNVGLSTQSFWSERVAAAIFNNVRYTYSFSGLRHFKEKYKPTWSGKYLAFRKNHSLPITMLAVTKLIGKRKSS, from the coding sequence ATGTCGTTTTCGTGGAAACGTTTCTTACAAATCGGAAAAATCATTTTCCCATTTGTTGTCTTGACAATTGTATTCTTTCAAGCTCGGAAAGAATTGTCAGGCATTTCATTTCAAGAAGCAATTGAAACAATTAAAAACATTCCGACTGGAGGAGTCTTTTTAGCTATTACGCTCGGTGCATTTGCTGTTTCAACAATGTTCTTTTATGACTTTGTTATGCTCCGCTATTTAAAAGCAGATGTACCTATTCAAAAGATTTTCCGTGTTTCATGGACTGCTAACACTTTAAACGGATTTCTTGGCTTTGGTGGTCTTGTTGGAGCAGGTATACGAACAATGTTATATCGGCCCCACGTAAAAGAGAATGGTAAACTTATCAAAAGTATCGCTTGGATGACAACCGCCTTTATTAATGGATTAGCCATTCTCTCATTCCTCGGTCTTATCGGAATACTCGATACACGTTTTATTCTGCATGAAAAGCCTTGGCTATGGCCTGTACTCGTCTTCTTTGCTCTTTTTGTACCGATATACATTGGGTTTTCTAAACTTAAAAATCGAAAACAAAAAAACGTAGACGGACAAGAGGAAGAGAAAAACCCAACCGTTTTATACTCCATTGTTTCTTTAGTGGAATGGCTATCTGCCGGGATCGTCATGTATGTTATTTTAATATTATTTGGAATTGAGATCGATTTCCGGAAGTTTTTAGGGGTTTATGTCATTGCGGCTTTAGCTGGCGTTGTTAGTCTTGTACCAGGTGGCCTTGGTTCATTTGATCTTGTCTTTTTGACTGGTTTAGGACAATACGGTATTGATACAGGCGTATTACTACCTGCTATGTTACTATACCGCCTTGTATACTATATTTTACCGTTTTGCCTCGGTTTAATTTTTGCAGCTTTTGAAATGACAGGGGCTGCTCTTAAAAAGATGGAAGATAAGCCGTTTATCGCACCTGCTTTAGAAACAACAGGTGTCATTTGGACATTACAACGTGATTTCTTAGGCAAATTAGGATCATGGGCATCCGCTGCCTTAACTGTTTTTGCTGGCTTAATGGTTATCTTATCAACCATTTTACCAACAAGTATAAACCGTGCTCATGCGTTACATATTTTAGCCCCAAAACACCTGATTCAATTTTCTTTTAGCTTATCTTTAACATTTGGTATCCTCCTTCTTATTCTATCAAGAGGGATCTACTACGGAACGAAGCGCTCCTACTATATGACAATTATTTCTTTAATTGGAGCGGCTATCTTTAACACATTAAAAGGAATTGATATTGAAGAGACTTTTATTTTATTAATTGTACTTGCCGTATTATATATGCTCCGTAAAAGATTTGTGCGTGAGAGAATGGAAGTGTCACTCTCTGATGTAGTCAAAGTATTTATCTTTTTACTACTAACATTATATTTGTACAAAAATCTAGGTATTTTATTTGCTGGTGCAAAAGAAGCTTTCAAGCCAGATTTTGTCGTTCGTAATATTACACAAGTGAAACGAAGCGCACTTGCAGCTGCTTTCTTTGTTCCAACCTTTTTACTGATTGGTTCTCTTATCGCGAACCGCTACCGTAGCATATTTCCTGGGCAACCAGCAAACGATAAACGTCTGCAAAACTTCTTAGATGAATATGGCGGAAATGTACTAAGTCATTTAGGGTTTCTAGGAGATAAACAATTCTTCTTCAGTAGTGATGGAAAAGCGCTTCTTTTATTTTCAACAACAGGTAAACGCCTTGTGATACTCGGTGATCCGATTGGAGATCCGTCTTCTTTCCGCATCGTACTACAAGAATTTTTAGCTGAAGCAGATCGCTTCGGATATATTTGTGTTTTCTATCAAATTGAAAGCAAATGGATGAGCTTATATCATGATTTCGGCTATAACTTCTTTAAACTTGGTGAAGAGGCTGTTGTTGATTTAAATACGTTTACTATATCAGGTAAAAAACGTGCTGGATTACGTGCGACTTTTAACCGTTTTGAGCGTGAAGGTTATACATTTTCCATACATCAACCACCATTTTCAGACGAGTTATATGAGGAATTAAAAAAAGTTTCAGACGCTTGGCTTGGAGGAAAAAAAGAAAAAAGTTTTTCTCTTGGATACCTTGATCGCGACTATATAAATCGTGCCCCTATTGCAACTTTATCTGATGCTGAAGGAAAAATCATCGCATTTACAACGTTTATGCCTGTTTACCAAACTGGTGAACTTTCTGTTGATTTAATGCGCTATTATCCTGATGCACCTGGTGGAATTATGGATGCGATTTTCATCCATTTATTCCAATGGGCAAAAGAAAACAATTACCATTCTTTCAATATCGGTATGGCCCCGCTCTCTAATGTTGGCTTATCCACACAATCCTTCTGGTCTGAGCGCGTTGCTGCAGCAATTTTCAATAATGTGCGTTATACGTATAGTTTTAGCGGTTTACGGCATTTTAAAGAAAAATACAAACCCACATGGAGCGGAAAATACTTAGCATTTCGAAAAAACCATTCCTTACCCATTACAATGCTTGCCGTAACAAAATTAATAGGAAAACGAAAAAGCAGCTAA
- a CDS encoding YpuI family protein produces MSNSMVENQTHQISEFLEEVITLMTDFVNYHTLPSLLEESPEGNKHYYEGLLSTLRRLLVFCEEGLDACLVLLSSQPFRKTAAEKTLYKIYHQVIAEFFSPKSDQWYENSRSAYTGKNSIIFQQVPPHSIEKVMQELEGKFQTMREELEYYETDYQTKMLHKY; encoded by the coding sequence ATGTCTAATTCAATGGTTGAAAATCAAACGCATCAAATTTCCGAATTTTTAGAAGAGGTTATCACTTTAATGACTGATTTTGTAAATTATCATACATTACCTTCTTTATTAGAGGAGTCACCAGAAGGTAATAAACATTATTATGAGGGCTTATTATCAACATTAAGACGATTACTTGTATTTTGTGAAGAGGGATTGGATGCGTGCCTTGTTTTACTGAGTAGCCAACCATTTCGAAAAACGGCTGCCGAGAAAACATTATATAAAATCTATCATCAAGTAATTGCTGAATTCTTTTCACCTAAAAGTGATCAGTGGTATGAAAATAGTCGCTCGGCATATACAGGGAAAAATTCCATTATTTTTCAACAAGTGCCACCTCATTCCATTGAAAAAGTAATGCAAGAGTTAGAAGGTAAGTTTCAGACAATGCGTGAGGAGCTGGAATATTACGAGACGGACTATCAAACGAAGATGTTACACAAGTATTAA
- a CDS encoding superoxide dismutase, which yields MNQQGVFTDYFHEVESWCESVLHVLDSRATEVYDVHMLAYKIQMLLDRMKEYEDEPDAELLYEISDDVEHIQNHLQEVFMQENEQYELYERAYTERSVPIGGHTLPPLPYPYHALEPYISREIMMLHHDKHHRGYVEGLNTAEKMMEEARKTNKFDLIKHWEREAAFHGSGHYLHTIFWNNMKKDGGGSPRGALSRQIEKDFGSFLRFQKHFTEAASKVEGSGWAILVWVPRSGRLEILQSTLHQLFTQWDTIPLLVLDVWEHAYYLQYQNRKDEYIKNWWNVVNWPDVEKRFESAKQLEWTPY from the coding sequence ATGAACCAGCAAGGTGTATTTACAGATTACTTTCATGAAGTAGAAAGTTGGTGTGAAAGTGTTCTTCATGTATTAGATAGTCGTGCAACTGAAGTGTATGACGTTCATATGCTTGCCTATAAAATTCAAATGTTATTAGATCGTATGAAAGAATATGAGGATGAGCCAGATGCTGAATTATTATATGAGATAAGTGATGATGTGGAACACATTCAGAATCACTTACAAGAAGTATTTATGCAAGAAAATGAACAATATGAGTTGTATGAAAGGGCGTATACTGAGCGATCTGTTCCAATTGGAGGCCACACGCTTCCTCCGCTACCTTATCCGTATCATGCGCTAGAGCCATATATTTCTCGAGAAATTATGATGCTTCATCATGATAAGCATCATCGTGGTTATGTAGAAGGACTAAATACAGCAGAAAAAATGATGGAAGAAGCAAGGAAAACAAACAAATTTGATTTAATCAAGCATTGGGAAAGAGAAGCAGCTTTTCATGGTTCAGGCCACTATTTACACACGATATTTTGGAATAACATGAAAAAGGATGGGGGCGGAAGTCCAAGGGGGGCATTGTCTCGACAAATCGAGAAAGATTTTGGAAGCTTTTTACGTTTTCAAAAACATTTTACAGAAGCTGCATCGAAGGTAGAAGGATCCGGATGGGCGATTCTTGTGTGGGTACCCCGTTCAGGAAGATTAGAAATTTTGCAAAGTACCCTTCATCAATTATTCACACAGTGGGATACGATACCGTTACTTGTGCTTGATGTATGGGAACACGCATATTACTTGCAATACCAAAATCGAAAAGATGAATACATTAAAAATTGGTGGAATGTTGTGAATTGGCCGGATGTTGAAAAGCGATTTGAAAGCGCAAAACAGCTTGAATGGACACCGTATTAG
- a CDS encoding D-alanyl-D-alanine carboxypeptidase family protein, translated as MRRTWIVIALIVMCASIIPIHTYAQMNDVSARNAILMEEHSGRTLYGKSEHEPQKIASITKIMTALLAAESGRMKEAVPISDKAVRVEGSAIYLKPGKKVPLEDLVYGLMLRSGNDAAQAIAENVGGSIEGFVYMMNEKAKQIGMEDTHFSNPHGLDGDGTHYSSAYDMALLTRYAMGNETFRKIFGTKTYQSKEWDYPWKNKHKLVTSYYEFATGGKTGFTKKAGRTLVTTASKDGLDLIVVTLNASNDWDDHMYLFDQGFKQYELTKVLGQGALSGVKEKKYINHVYTKNDFSVPLTVDEKKEVLLKVELDKSVKLKDGEKIGTTSIYVGKEKVGERNLFYSKRKLVVTTGRYWNDVRGIFSHMLGVGTDG; from the coding sequence ATGAGACGAACTTGGATTGTAATTGCACTTATTGTAATGTGTGCAAGTATTATACCGATTCATACATATGCACAAATGAATGATGTAAGTGCCCGTAATGCTATATTGATGGAAGAACATTCGGGAAGAACTTTATATGGAAAATCAGAACATGAACCACAGAAGATTGCTAGCATCACGAAAATTATGACTGCCTTACTTGCTGCTGAATCAGGAAGAATGAAAGAAGCTGTACCTATTAGCGATAAGGCTGTTCGAGTAGAAGGTTCGGCAATTTATTTAAAACCTGGAAAAAAAGTACCGCTAGAAGATTTAGTTTATGGTTTAATGCTTCGTTCGGGTAATGATGCAGCACAAGCAATTGCTGAAAACGTGGGAGGAAGTATAGAAGGGTTTGTATATATGATGAATGAAAAGGCGAAACAAATCGGAATGGAAGATACACATTTTTCAAATCCACATGGTTTAGATGGGGACGGCACGCATTATTCATCTGCATATGATATGGCACTTTTAACACGCTATGCAATGGGGAATGAAACGTTCCGGAAAATTTTTGGAACAAAAACATATCAATCGAAAGAGTGGGATTATCCATGGAAAAACAAGCATAAACTTGTAACCTCTTATTATGAATTTGCGACAGGAGGAAAGACCGGGTTTACAAAAAAAGCTGGGCGTACACTTGTTACAACAGCTTCGAAAGATGGATTAGATTTAATTGTAGTGACGCTCAATGCATCTAATGATTGGGACGACCACATGTATTTATTTGATCAAGGATTTAAACAATATGAGTTAACGAAAGTTCTAGGACAAGGGGCACTTTCTGGGGTGAAAGAAAAGAAGTATATAAATCATGTTTATACCAAAAATGATTTCTCTGTGCCATTAACAGTTGATGAGAAAAAAGAAGTTTTGTTAAAAGTTGAACTTGATAAAAGTGTAAAGTTAAAAGATGGAGAAAAGATAGGAACAACAAGTATTTATGTAGGTAAGGAGAAAGTAGGCGAGCGTAATTTATTTTATAGCAAGCGGAAATTAGTTGTTACAACTGGGAGATATTGGAATGACGTGAGGGGAATTTTCTCTCATATGTTAGGTGTTGGAACAGATGGTTAA
- the spmA gene encoding spore maturation protein SpmA: protein MVNLVWVAMAVIGIVYAMVNGTMEEVNKAVFEGSKDAVTICIGLISVLVFWLGLMKIAEEAGLLKKLVSFFMPVVKRLFPEVPKDHPSMGFILSNMMANFFGLGNAATPLGIKAMEQLKELNGGKDSASRSMVTFLALNTSAITLIPTTVISIRMTYESANPTEIVGVTFIAQVLSMIGAIWIDRYFYRRRSRKGRKK from the coding sequence ATGGTTAACCTCGTATGGGTAGCGATGGCGGTCATTGGAATTGTATATGCGATGGTGAACGGAACGATGGAGGAAGTGAATAAAGCAGTTTTTGAAGGATCGAAAGATGCAGTAACAATTTGTATTGGGCTGATTAGTGTTTTAGTCTTTTGGCTCGGTTTAATGAAAATTGCTGAAGAGGCAGGTTTATTAAAGAAATTAGTCTCATTTTTTATGCCAGTCGTGAAAAGACTGTTTCCAGAAGTACCAAAAGACCATCCTTCGATGGGGTTTATTTTATCGAATATGATGGCAAACTTTTTTGGATTAGGAAATGCAGCGACGCCGCTAGGTATTAAAGCTATGGAACAGCTTAAGGAATTGAATGGGGGAAAGGATTCGGCAAGTCGTTCTATGGTGACATTTTTGGCTTTAAATACATCTGCAATTACATTGATACCGACTACTGTAATTTCAATTCGGATGACGTATGAATCGGCGAACCCGACTGAAATTGTTGGTGTTACGTTTATCGCACAAGTATTATCGATGATTGGAGCGATTTGGATTGACCGCTATTTTTACCGAAGACGGAGTAGAAAGGGGCGGAAAAAGTGA
- the spmB gene encoding spore maturation protein SpmB: protein MSIVNTISLWVIPCVIGFILLYGTIKKVPTYESFVEGGKEGIQIAISILPFMVGMLVSISIFRASGALDAMISVMKPMLDLIHVPAEIVPLALIRPISGSAGLSITTDLIATYGPDSFIGRLASTMQGSTDTTFYILTVYFGAVGIRKMGDALKVGLFADLIGIICSIVFVSLLFQ from the coding sequence GTGAGTATCGTTAATACAATTTCATTATGGGTGATTCCATGTGTGATCGGTTTTATTCTATTATATGGCACGATAAAAAAAGTTCCAACGTACGAATCATTTGTAGAGGGTGGAAAAGAAGGAATTCAAATTGCTATTTCTATTTTACCATTTATGGTAGGGATGCTTGTATCTATTTCTATTTTTAGGGCATCAGGGGCGCTAGATGCTATGATTTCCGTCATGAAACCAATGTTAGATTTGATTCACGTGCCAGCAGAAATTGTGCCGCTTGCGCTTATACGTCCCATTTCGGGTTCGGCGGGATTAAGTATTACTACAGATTTAATCGCTACATATGGGCCGGATTCATTTATTGGTAGGCTTGCTTCTACGATGCAAGGAAGCACAGATACAACGTTTTATATTTTAACAGTGTACTTCGGAGCTGTTGGTATTCGTAAAATGGGGGATGCATTAAAGGTAGGTTTGTTTGCTGATTTAATTGGGATTATTTGTTCCATTGTGTTTGTTTCTTTATTGTTTCAGTAA
- the rluB gene encoding 23S rRNA pseudouridine(2605) synthase RluB encodes MERLQKVIAQAGIASRRKAEELIQQGKVKVNGKVVIELGTKVTPQDKVEVNNIPLEKEEPVYFLLYKPTGVISSVSDDKGRKVVTDFFPEIKQRLFPIGRLDYDTSGVLLMTNDGDFANILMHPKYKVEKTYVAKVKGPLTGEKIRMLEKGVVLEDGKTAPARVKIISWDKRKEMAIVQLTIHEGRNRQVRRMFEALGCKVMKLKRERYAFLEAGSLRPGDARELSPHEVKQLRALASTKPR; translated from the coding sequence ATGGAACGATTACAAAAAGTGATTGCGCAAGCTGGAATTGCGTCAAGAAGAAAAGCTGAAGAACTTATTCAGCAAGGAAAAGTGAAAGTTAACGGTAAAGTAGTGATTGAGTTAGGAACGAAGGTAACCCCTCAAGATAAAGTAGAAGTAAATAATATCCCTCTTGAAAAAGAAGAACCTGTTTATTTCTTGCTATATAAACCAACTGGTGTTATTTCGAGTGTATCAGATGATAAAGGAAGAAAAGTTGTAACAGACTTTTTCCCTGAAATCAAACAGCGCCTATTCCCAATTGGACGTTTAGACTATGATACCTCTGGTGTATTACTTATGACCAACGATGGTGATTTTGCAAATATATTAATGCATCCAAAATATAAAGTGGAGAAAACGTATGTTGCAAAAGTAAAAGGACCATTAACAGGAGAGAAAATTCGCATGCTAGAAAAAGGTGTTGTATTAGAAGACGGTAAGACAGCGCCAGCACGTGTGAAAATTATTTCTTGGGATAAACGCAAAGAGATGGCAATTGTTCAATTAACAATCCATGAAGGACGTAACCGTCAAGTTCGTCGCATGTTTGAAGCGCTGGGCTGTAAAGTAATGAAATTAAAACGTGAACGTTACGCTTTCTTAGAAGCAGGAAGCTTACGCCCTGGTGATGCGAGAGAGTTATCACCTCATGAAGTAAAACAATTACGTGCGCTTGCTTCTACAAAACCGAGATAA
- the resA gene encoding thiol-disulfide oxidoreductase ResA, with protein MKKNRLLFRILILLILSVAVGFTLYQGFFVDKEKMQIGKKAPNFVVSDLEGKKIELKDLKGKGVFLNFWGTWCKPCEKEMPYMNELYPKYKEKGVEIIALNADETNIAVKNFANQYGLKFPVAIDKGQEIIGTYSVGPLPTTFLIDKEGNVIEKITGTQTMEQMEEYLKKITP; from the coding sequence ATGAAGAAGAATCGCTTACTATTTCGTATTCTCATCTTGCTTATTTTAAGCGTGGCAGTAGGATTTACACTTTATCAAGGTTTTTTTGTTGATAAAGAAAAAATGCAAATCGGGAAAAAAGCACCTAACTTTGTTGTTTCAGATTTAGAAGGAAAGAAAATCGAATTAAAGGATTTAAAAGGAAAAGGTGTATTTTTAAACTTTTGGGGAACATGGTGCAAACCGTGTGAAAAAGAGATGCCTTATATGAATGAATTATATCCTAAATATAAAGAAAAAGGTGTTGAAATCATCGCATTAAATGCGGATGAAACGAATATTGCAGTGAAAAATTTCGCGAATCAATATGGATTAAAGTTCCCTGTCGCGATTGATAAAGGGCAAGAAATAATCGGCACATATAGTGTTGGTCCACTCCCAACAACATTTTTAATCGATAAAGAAGGAAATGTAATTGAGAAAATTACTGGAACACAAACGATGGAACAAATGGAGGAATATTTAAAGAAAATTACTCCTTAA
- a CDS encoding cytochrome c biogenesis protein ResB — MLGQIKCECGHVNPIGTIFCEACGKPFENKEGTRLLDMRYEGSARRSLTHTKTIVDKVWSFFSSVKVGVWLIVITLLASAVGTIFPQEMYIPPGVTPSEYYEQEYGFLGQLYYQLGFNNLYSSWWYMILIASIGVSLVICSLDRVIPLYKALKKQGVKRHPSFLKRQRLYGTGSPKEGDLAHIQANLKKRNYNVRVDGENILAEKGRFSRWGPYVNHIGLIIFLFGAMLRFLPSMYVDEALWLRDGETKEIPGTDGQYYLKNEKFIKEVYDKSKDDEVFNDAIDRVGDKMIAKNYQTNAVLYKAVGENVAGQKPKLERVKKGEIRVNEPLKFDQFALYQLDFKENEFSSMSFSLQKKDNQQKWKPIKVNLENPKETYDLGDGYSIKLLSYFPDFYFDENGQPNTKTKIPNNPAFVFKMFTPETPKGEVSFVGIQQNIEPEGNNQYKMTFAGVEMRNATGLIVRKDLTLWILGIGGFIFMVGVIQGMYWNHRRIWIQRVKDEWWIAGHTNKNWFGLRKDIEKVLEGTTIPQPYDKVNDQKIS, encoded by the coding sequence ATATTGGGACAGATAAAGTGTGAATGCGGACATGTAAATCCCATCGGCACAATTTTTTGTGAAGCTTGCGGAAAACCATTTGAAAACAAGGAAGGCACGAGGTTATTAGACATGCGATATGAGGGGAGTGCCCGGCGTTCTCTTACTCATACGAAAACGATAGTAGATAAGGTTTGGAGTTTTTTTTCTTCTGTAAAGGTAGGGGTATGGCTCATAGTTATCACTCTATTAGCATCAGCGGTTGGAACCATATTTCCACAAGAAATGTACATACCTCCAGGGGTTACGCCGAGTGAATATTATGAGCAGGAATATGGTTTTCTAGGACAATTATATTATCAATTGGGTTTTAATAATTTATATAGCTCATGGTGGTATATGATTTTAATTGCTTCGATTGGTGTATCACTTGTGATATGTAGTTTGGATCGTGTAATCCCGCTTTATAAAGCTTTAAAAAAGCAGGGTGTAAAAAGGCACCCAAGTTTTTTAAAGCGACAACGATTGTATGGAACAGGATCTCCGAAAGAGGGAGATTTAGCACATATTCAAGCCAATTTAAAGAAAAGAAATTACAATGTAAGAGTCGATGGTGAAAATATTTTAGCGGAAAAAGGAAGGTTCTCTCGTTGGGGTCCATATGTGAATCATATCGGTCTTATTATTTTTCTGTTTGGAGCAATGTTACGGTTTCTGCCAAGCATGTATGTGGATGAAGCGCTATGGTTACGTGATGGGGAAACGAAAGAGATACCAGGGACCGATGGGCAATATTATTTGAAGAATGAAAAATTTATAAAAGAAGTTTATGACAAAAGTAAAGATGACGAAGTATTTAATGATGCAATTGACCGAGTGGGCGATAAAATGATTGCTAAAAACTATCAAACGAATGCTGTATTATACAAAGCGGTAGGAGAAAATGTTGCCGGACAAAAACCAAAGTTAGAGAGGGTAAAAAAAGGCGAGATTAGAGTAAATGAACCGCTCAAATTTGATCAGTTTGCTTTATACCAATTAGATTTTAAAGAAAATGAATTTAGTAGTATGTCTTTTTCTTTACAGAAAAAAGATAATCAGCAAAAATGGAAACCTATTAAAGTGAATCTAGAAAATCCAAAAGAAACGTACGATTTAGGAGATGGGTATTCTATAAAACTATTAAGTTATTTCCCTGATTTTTATTTTGATGAGAATGGTCAGCCGAATACAAAAACAAAGATTCCGAATAACCCAGCTTTCGTTTTTAAAATGTTTACACCAGAGACACCAAAAGGAGAAGTGAGCTTTGTAGGTATACAACAAAATATTGAACCAGAAGGAAATAATCAATATAAAATGACCTTTGCAGGGGTAGAAATGCGAAACGCTACGGGGCTAATTGTAAGAAAAGATTTGACGCTATGGATTCTTGGTATCGGAGGGTTTATCTTCATGGTTGGTGTGATTCAAGGTATGTATTGGAATCATCGTCGTATTTGGATACAACGTGTTAAAGATGAATGGTGGATTGCTGGTCATACAAATAAAAATTGGTTTGGCTTGCGGAAAGATATTGAAAAAGTACTTGAAGGAACAACAATTCCACAACCATATGACAAAGTAAATGATCAAAAAATTAGTTAA
- the ccsB gene encoding c-type cytochrome biogenesis protein CcsB, giving the protein MVQISSNFLFTAFILYLIATLFFGGAIKEKGRKWANIGITITILGFAAQTVYFVTRWIASGHAPVSNFFEFGTFFGMMLVGAFIVMYFMYRVSIVGLFALPVALLLIAYASMFPREISPLIPSLKSNWLHIHVTTAAAGQAILAISFITGVMYLLKNVDQSKRTKRTFWLEAVVFTLVCAVGFIAVTTVYSATKYEAKFQWVDKNEQKVEMKYNLPALVGPHEGELLTTGKLEPIAEMPAIINAKKLNTVIWSLFIGTGLYIVLRLILRKRVSAALQPAVKNVNSDLLDEIGYRSIAIGFPVFTLGALIFAMIWAQIAWTRFWGWDPKEVWALITWLFYAAVLHLRLSKGWHGEKSAWLAVIGFAIIMFNFIAVNLIIAGLHSYA; this is encoded by the coding sequence ATGGTGCAAATAAGCAGTAATTTCCTGTTTACCGCTTTTATTCTATATTTAATTGCAACACTGTTCTTCGGAGGAGCAATTAAAGAAAAGGGACGGAAGTGGGCAAATATAGGTATAACCATAACAATTTTAGGATTTGCCGCTCAAACTGTATACTTTGTAACAAGGTGGATTGCTTCAGGGCATGCCCCAGTAAGTAATTTCTTTGAGTTTGGTACATTCTTTGGCATGATGCTTGTTGGTGCTTTTATTGTTATGTACTTTATGTATCGTGTTAGTATCGTCGGATTATTTGCTTTACCAGTAGCGCTATTATTAATTGCATATGCAAGTATGTTTCCAAGGGAAATTTCACCGCTTATTCCATCGTTGAAAAGTAATTGGCTACATATTCATGTAACAACAGCGGCAGCTGGACAAGCTATTTTAGCAATTAGCTTTATTACGGGTGTTATGTATTTGCTTAAAAATGTAGATCAGTCAAAAAGGACGAAACGGACATTTTGGTTAGAAGCAGTGGTGTTTACACTCGTTTGTGCTGTCGGATTTATCGCGGTAACAACAGTTTATTCAGCAACAAAATATGAAGCGAAATTTCAATGGGTGGATAAAAATGAACAAAAAGTAGAGATGAAATATAATCTTCCTGCGCTAGTTGGCCCACATGAAGGGGAATTACTAACAACTGGAAAACTTGAACCGATTGCAGAAATGCCTGCTATCATAAACGCAAAGAAATTAAATACCGTGATTTGGTCATTGTTTATTGGAACGGGACTTTATATTGTATTAAGATTAATTTTGCGAAAAAGGGTATCTGCGGCCCTTCAGCCAGCAGTGAAGAACGTTAACAGTGATTTACTTGATGAAATTGGATATCGCTCTATTGCGATTGGATTCCCAGTTTTTACGTTAGGGGCGCTGATTTTTGCGATGATTTGGGCGCAAATTGCGTGGACACGTTTTTGGGGATGGGACCCAAAAGAGGTATGGGCGCTCATTACATGGCTCTTTTATGCTGCAGTTTTGCATTTACGTTTATCTAAAGGATGGCATGGTGAGAAGTCAGCATGGCTTGCGGTAATTGGATTTGCGATTATCATGTTTAATTTTATAGCGGTAAACTTAATTATTGCTGGTTTGCACTCATATGCATAA